The DNA window AGGGATAAACAATGAAAACGCTTTTAGCTATGAGCCTTATACTAGGTAGCAGCCACTTGGCCGTTGCCAATACCGATACATTGCAACTTCAAGATATATTCAACTTAGAATATGCCAACCAAATAGATATTACTGACGACGGTAAAACAGTGTATTTTGTCCGCAACCGCATGGATATTAAAACCGATCGCAAAGTAGGTAATATTTGGTCTGTTGATTACAGCACAGGACAACTACAACCCTTAACATCTGGTGTATTTATGGACTACTCGCCGGTGTTGTCACCCGATGGGCAGCGCCTTGCGTTTATCTCTGACAGAGATGGCAGTAATCAAATATACATGAAGTGGCTTAAAACGGGTGCTGTGGCAAAAATTAGTAACCTTACCAATGCACCTCGCTCAATCAGCTGGTCACCTAATTCTAAACAACTGGTGTTTAGTATGTTTGTTCCTGAAATAAGCTCACCTCCTGTCAGTTTGCCTGGCAAACCTAAAGGCGCTAGCTGGGCAGACCCTGCTAAATTTATTGACGATGTTTACTACCGTGCAGATGGCAGTGGCTATAGTCAAAAAGGATTTAATCAGCTATTTACTCTTAATGCGAATGGCGGCAATGCACAACAACTCACTGACGATAACTTTGATTACAATGGCGGTGTAAGCTTTAGTAAAAACGGCGAATCACTTTATTTTTCAGCCAATAGACACGCTGAACATGCACTCAAGCCAACCAATAGTGAAGTGTACCAGCTTAATTTAAACACGTTGGAAATCACACCACTGACCGACCGTAATGGGCCAGATCAACAACCTCAGGTCTCACCTAACGGTCAGTACCTTGCTTATACTGGCTACGACGACAAGCGCACTAACTATGAAAATACTCAGCTTTATATTCGTGATTTAAAAACCGGTGATACCCAAAGTCTGACTCCCGATTTCGATCGCAGCGTTGGCCAAATACAATGGAGCGCAAATTCAAAAGGCCTCTATTTTAGCTATGCTGATGAAGGCCAAACCGCACTCGCTTATCAACCTCGAAGTGGTAAACGTAAGGTGATTACCGAACAAATAGGTAGCGTGGCGTTTGGGCGTCCTTATTCTGGTGGTGATTTTGATATTAGTGAAAATGGTGACATTGCATTTACCTTGGCTGATACCCAGCGCCCTA is part of the Pseudoalteromonas sp. DL-6 genome and encodes:
- a CDS encoding S9 family peptidase; translation: MKTLLAMSLILGSSHLAVANTDTLQLQDIFNLEYANQIDITDDGKTVYFVRNRMDIKTDRKVGNIWSVDYSTGQLQPLTSGVFMDYSPVLSPDGQRLAFISDRDGSNQIYMKWLKTGAVAKISNLTNAPRSISWSPNSKQLVFSMFVPEISSPPVSLPGKPKGASWADPAKFIDDVYYRADGSGYSQKGFNQLFTLNANGGNAQQLTDDNFDYNGGVSFSKNGESLYFSANRHAEHALKPTNSEVYQLNLNTLEITPLTDRNGPDQQPQVSPNGQYLAYTGYDDKRTNYENTQLYIRDLKTGDTQSLTPDFDRSVGQIQWSANSKGLYFSYADEGQTALAYQPRSGKRKVITEQIGSVAFGRPYSGGDFDISENGDIAFTLADTQRPTDVATIKRGKVQRLTDLNSDALQTKQLAKVEELWLKSSHDELPIQGWVAYPPGFDKSKKYPLVLEIHGGPVANYGPHFSAEVQLFAAKGNVVLYMNPRGSDSYGKEFAQTIHHNYPSNDYDDLMTGVDALIDKGFIDESKLFVTGGSGGGVLTAWIVGHTDRFAAAVVAKPVINWISFVLTADFYPFFADYWFPGKPWDHIEHYMKRSPISYVGNVKTPTMLLTGEADYRTPISETEQFYQALKLKGVDTAMVRIPNASHGITARPSNLMTKVAYIQWWFDKHSK